The Dokdonella koreensis DS-123 genome has a segment encoding these proteins:
- the hemW gene encoding radical SAM family heme chaperone HemW encodes MPLTAPPLSLYVHIPWCVKKCPYCDFNSHAVREGIPQEAYVDALLADLDRDLADFGAAVPGRPLASIFFGGGTPSLFAPAAIGRILDGVAARLSLAPGAEVTLETNPGTVEHGRFDGYRAAGVNRISFGVQSFDDAMLHRLGRIHSAADAERAIGEARAAGIDNINIDLMYALPQQDLAGARADVDRAIALAPPHVSHYQLTLEPNTLFAARPPPLPDSDSAWDMQEHCQQRLAEAGYVQYEVSAYAQGGRRAAHNLNYWHFGDYLGIGAGAHGKLTDAAAGTVRRRAKQRTPRAYLEHAATPRRIVGDAVIVAADLPFEYMMNALRLIDGVPAGEFAERTGLAPAVLAAPLAAAHQRGWFDDAPGLLRTSVDGQRFLNDVIALFLPERDHA; translated from the coding sequence ATGCCGCTGACCGCTCCACCGCTCTCGCTCTACGTCCACATCCCGTGGTGCGTGAAGAAGTGCCCCTACTGCGACTTCAACTCGCACGCCGTGCGCGAGGGCATCCCGCAGGAGGCCTACGTCGACGCCCTGCTGGCCGACCTGGACCGCGACCTGGCCGATTTCGGTGCTGCCGTGCCCGGTCGGCCACTGGCCAGCATCTTCTTCGGCGGCGGCACGCCGAGCCTGTTCGCGCCGGCGGCGATCGGGCGCATCCTCGACGGTGTCGCCGCGCGGCTGTCCCTGGCGCCCGGCGCCGAAGTGACGCTGGAAACCAATCCGGGCACGGTCGAGCACGGCCGCTTCGACGGCTATCGCGCGGCCGGCGTCAACCGCATCAGCTTCGGCGTGCAGAGCTTCGACGACGCGATGCTGCACCGGCTCGGCCGCATCCACAGCGCGGCCGATGCGGAGCGCGCGATCGGCGAGGCGCGTGCGGCCGGCATCGACAACATCAACATCGACCTCATGTACGCGCTGCCGCAGCAGGACCTCGCCGGCGCGCGGGCCGACGTCGACCGGGCGATCGCGCTGGCGCCGCCGCACGTCTCGCACTACCAGCTGACGCTGGAGCCGAACACGCTGTTCGCGGCGCGACCGCCGCCGCTGCCCGATAGCGACAGCGCCTGGGACATGCAGGAGCACTGCCAGCAGCGGCTGGCCGAGGCCGGCTACGTGCAGTACGAGGTGTCGGCCTATGCGCAGGGCGGCCGGCGCGCCGCGCACAACCTCAACTACTGGCACTTCGGCGACTACCTGGGCATCGGTGCCGGTGCGCACGGCAAGCTGACCGACGCGGCAGCCGGCACGGTCCGGCGCCGCGCCAAGCAGCGCACGCCGCGTGCATATCTGGAGCACGCCGCGACGCCGCGCCGGATCGTCGGCGATGCTGTGATCGTGGCAGCCGACCTGCCGTTCGAGTACATGATGAACGCGCTGCGCCTGATCGACGGCGTTCCGGCTGGCGAGTTCGCCGAGCGCACCGGGCTTGCGCCGGCGGTGCTCGCGGCGCCGCTGGCCGCCGCGCACCAGCGTGGCTGGTTCGACGACGCGCCGGGCCTGCTGCGCACCAGTGTGGACGGCCAGCGCTTCCTCAACGATGTCATCGCCCTGTTCCTGCCGGAGCGCGACCATGCTTGA
- a CDS encoding CPXCG motif-containing cysteine-rich protein — translation MLEAVVIHCPYCGEGFETTIDRSAGSQAYVEDCAVCCRPIEVQVRIGDDGELIEVGTRTDRD, via the coding sequence ATGCTTGAAGCCGTGGTGATCCACTGCCCTTACTGTGGGGAGGGCTTCGAAACGACGATCGATCGTTCCGCCGGCTCGCAGGCCTACGTCGAGGACTGCGCGGTATGCTGCCGGCCGATCGAGGTGCAGGTGCGGATCGGCGACGACGGCGAGCTGATCGAGGTCGGCACGCGGACCGACCGGGACTAG
- a CDS encoding CoA-acylating methylmalonate-semialdehyde dehydrogenase, with product MNATSPAATAVPVVELLIGGRFVPSRSLEFRDVVDPATQAVLARVPFATADEVDAAIGAAQAAFASWRRTPIGARARIFLKYQQLIRAHLQELAAILTAEQGKTLADAEGDVFRGLEVVEHAAAIGNLQLGEFANNVAGGVDTYTLLQPLGVCAGITPFNFPAMIPLWMFPMAIATGNTFVLKPSEQDPLVTMRLVELALEAGIPPGVLNVVHGGEAVVNALCDHPDVKAVSFVGSTRVGTHVYRRASQAGKRVQCMMGAKNHAVVLPDANKEQTLNALAGAAFGAAGQRCMAASTAVLVGAARAWIPDLVAKARTLKVNAGVEPGTDVGPVISCAARERVEGLIAAGVDEGATLELDGRRPEVPGYERGNFVGPTIFSGAKPGMRIYDEEIFGPVLVLLAADTLEEAIALVNANPNGNGTAIFTQSGAAARRFQEDIDVGQVGINVPIPVPVPLFSFTGSRASKLGDLGPYGKQVVTFYTQTKTVTARWFDDTAPAAGVNTTISLK from the coding sequence ATGAACGCTACCAGCCCGGCCGCCACGGCCGTCCCCGTCGTCGAGCTGCTGATCGGCGGCCGATTCGTCCCATCCCGTTCGCTCGAGTTCCGCGACGTGGTCGATCCGGCCACGCAGGCCGTACTCGCACGCGTGCCGTTCGCGACCGCGGACGAGGTCGACGCCGCGATCGGCGCGGCCCAGGCGGCCTTCGCCAGCTGGCGCCGGACGCCGATCGGCGCGCGGGCGCGCATCTTCCTGAAGTACCAGCAGCTGATCCGCGCGCACCTGCAGGAACTGGCGGCGATCCTGACCGCCGAGCAGGGCAAGACGCTGGCCGACGCCGAGGGCGACGTGTTCCGCGGCCTGGAGGTCGTCGAGCATGCCGCGGCGATCGGCAACCTGCAGCTCGGCGAGTTCGCCAACAACGTCGCCGGCGGCGTGGACACCTACACGCTGCTGCAGCCGCTGGGCGTGTGCGCCGGCATCACGCCGTTCAACTTCCCGGCGATGATCCCGCTGTGGATGTTCCCGATGGCGATCGCCACCGGCAACACCTTCGTGCTCAAGCCGTCCGAGCAGGACCCGCTGGTGACGATGCGCCTGGTCGAGCTGGCGCTGGAGGCGGGCATCCCGCCCGGCGTGCTCAACGTCGTGCACGGCGGCGAGGCGGTCGTCAACGCGCTGTGCGACCACCCCGACGTCAAGGCAGTGTCCTTCGTCGGTTCCACCCGCGTGGGCACGCACGTCTACCGGCGCGCCTCGCAGGCCGGCAAGCGCGTGCAGTGCATGATGGGCGCGAAGAACCACGCCGTAGTGCTGCCCGACGCCAACAAGGAACAGACCCTCAACGCCCTGGCCGGTGCCGCGTTCGGCGCGGCCGGGCAGCGCTGCATGGCGGCCTCCACCGCGGTGCTGGTCGGCGCGGCGCGGGCCTGGATTCCCGATCTGGTCGCCAAGGCCCGGACGCTCAAGGTCAATGCCGGCGTGGAACCCGGCACCGACGTCGGTCCGGTGATTTCCTGCGCCGCGCGCGAGCGCGTGGAAGGCCTGATCGCCGCGGGCGTGGACGAGGGCGCGACGCTGGAACTCGACGGCCGCAGGCCCGAGGTGCCCGGCTACGAGCGCGGCAACTTCGTCGGCCCGACGATCTTCTCCGGCGCGAAGCCGGGCATGCGCATCTACGACGAGGAGATCTTCGGCCCGGTGCTGGTGCTGCTCGCGGCCGACACGCTCGAGGAGGCCATCGCGCTCGTCAACGCCAATCCCAACGGCAACGGCACGGCGATCTTCACCCAGTCCGGTGCGGCCGCGCGGCGGTTCCAGGAGGACATCGACGTCGGCCAGGTCGGCATCAACGTGCCGATCCCGGTGCCGGTCCCCCTGTTCTCGTTCACCGGCTCGCGCGCGTCCAAGCTCGGCGACCTCGGGCCCTACGGCAAGCAGGTCGTCACGTTCTACACGCAGACCAAGACCGTCACCGCGCGCTGGTTCGACGACACGGCACCGGCGGCCGGCGTGAACACGACGATCAGCCTCAAATGA
- a CDS encoding acyl-CoA dehydrogenase family protein, whose translation MDFRSTTVDPGLGEDQLAFRTAARDFARAELAPHAARWDAEGTFPRAAIARAGDLGFCGLYIAEAAGGAGLTRLDAAIVFEELAAIDPSTAAFISIHNMAAWMLVAHAGDAVRAAWGPALASGAKLASYCLTEPGAGSDAAALAMRAERVGNHYVLNGAKAFISGAGATDVLVVMARTGGPGARGISAFAVPADSDGIAYGRKEEKLGWNSQPTRGISFSDVRVPAANLLGGEGEGFKIAMKGLDGGRINIASCSLGAAQGALDAARRYMGERRQFGKKLAEFQALQFKLADMATQLVAARQMVHTAARKFDAGSGDATVWCAMAKRFATDAGFAICNEALQIHGGYGYIREYPIERLLRDCRVHQILEGTNEIMRVIVARHLLNTEEELR comes from the coding sequence ATGGACTTCCGATCGACGACGGTTGATCCGGGCCTGGGCGAGGACCAGCTCGCGTTCCGCACCGCGGCGCGCGACTTCGCGCGAGCCGAGCTGGCGCCGCACGCGGCGCGCTGGGACGCCGAGGGCACGTTCCCGCGCGCAGCGATCGCCAGGGCCGGCGACCTCGGCTTCTGCGGCCTCTACATCGCCGAGGCGGCCGGCGGCGCCGGCCTGACGCGGCTGGACGCGGCGATCGTGTTCGAGGAACTGGCCGCGATCGATCCGTCCACGGCGGCCTTCATCAGCATCCACAACATGGCGGCCTGGATGCTCGTCGCGCATGCGGGTGACGCCGTCCGCGCGGCCTGGGGCCCGGCCCTGGCGAGCGGGGCCAAGCTCGCCTCGTACTGCCTGACCGAACCGGGGGCCGGCTCGGACGCGGCCGCGCTGGCGATGCGCGCCGAGCGCGTCGGCAACCACTACGTGCTCAACGGCGCCAAGGCCTTCATCTCCGGCGCCGGCGCGACCGACGTGCTGGTGGTGATGGCACGCACCGGCGGACCGGGCGCACGCGGCATCAGCGCGTTCGCGGTGCCGGCCGACAGCGACGGCATCGCCTACGGCCGCAAGGAAGAGAAGCTCGGCTGGAACAGCCAGCCCACGCGCGGCATCAGCTTCAGCGATGTGCGCGTGCCGGCGGCGAACCTGCTCGGCGGCGAAGGCGAGGGCTTCAAGATCGCGATGAAGGGCCTCGACGGCGGCCGGATCAACATCGCCAGCTGCTCGCTCGGCGCGGCCCAGGGGGCGCTCGACGCGGCCCGCCGCTACATGGGCGAGCGCCGCCAGTTCGGCAAGAAGCTGGCCGAGTTCCAGGCGCTGCAGTTCAAGCTGGCCGACATGGCCACCCAGCTGGTCGCGGCACGGCAGATGGTGCACACGGCCGCGCGCAAGTTCGACGCCGGCAGCGGCGACGCGACGGTGTGGTGCGCGATGGCCAAGCGCTTCGCCACCGATGCCGGCTTTGCGATCTGCAACGAGGCGCTGCAGATCCACGGCGGCTACGGCTACATCCGCGAGTACCCGATCGAGCGGCTGCTGCGCGACTGCCGCGTGCACCAGATCCTGGAAGGCACCAACGAGATCATGCGCGTGATCGTCGCGCGCCACCTGCTGAACACCGAAGAGGAACTGCGATGA
- a CDS encoding enoyl-CoA hydratase, translating to MSAAVIDSHRGRDWTGLRIEIDGHAAVVTLSNPPANTWTRDSLAALRDLVRALHADRDIYAMVIVGEGEKFFSAGADLKQFADGDKARAREAARRFGEAFETLSAFRGVSIAAINGYAMGGGLECALACDLRIAEEQAQLALPEATVGLLPCAGGTQNLPRLVGEGWAKRMILLGERIDAATALRIGLVEEVVPKGQALARALEWGRQAGKQSPTSVAACKALVQATRSQPHATALVHEREAFVDLFDSADQVEGVAAFLEKRAPQWKNA from the coding sequence ATGAGCGCTGCCGTTATCGATAGTCACCGTGGCCGCGACTGGACCGGGCTCAGGATCGAGATCGACGGCCACGCCGCCGTGGTCACGTTGAGCAACCCGCCAGCCAACACCTGGACACGCGACAGCCTGGCCGCGCTGCGCGACCTGGTCCGCGCGCTCCACGCCGACCGCGACATCTATGCGATGGTGATCGTCGGCGAGGGCGAGAAGTTCTTCAGCGCCGGCGCCGACCTCAAGCAGTTCGCCGACGGCGACAAGGCCCGCGCGCGCGAAGCCGCACGCCGTTTCGGCGAAGCCTTCGAAACCCTGAGTGCGTTCCGTGGCGTGTCGATCGCCGCGATCAACGGCTACGCCATGGGCGGTGGCCTGGAATGCGCATTGGCCTGCGACCTGCGCATCGCCGAGGAACAGGCGCAGCTGGCGCTGCCGGAGGCGACTGTGGGCCTGCTGCCCTGCGCCGGCGGCACCCAGAACCTGCCGCGCCTGGTCGGCGAGGGCTGGGCCAAGCGCATGATCCTGCTCGGCGAGCGCATCGACGCGGCGACCGCGCTGCGCATCGGCCTGGTCGAAGAGGTCGTGCCCAAGGGCCAGGCCCTGGCGCGCGCGCTGGAGTGGGGCCGGCAGGCCGGGAAACAGAGCCCGACCAGCGTGGCCGCATGCAAGGCGCTGGTGCAGGCCACGCGCAGCCAGCCGCACGCGACCGCCCTGGTGCACGAGCGCGAGGCCTTCGTCGACCTGTTCGACAGCGCCGACCAGGTCGAAGGCGTGGCGGCGTTCCTCGAAAAGCGCGCGCCGCAGTGGAAGAACGCATGA
- a CDS encoding enoyl-CoA hydratase/isomerase family protein, producing MSLQDAPAIAPVLFEERAGVHGRIGIATLNAPGTLNGLSLAMAHALDAQLQHWAADPAVAAVWLQGAGEKAFCAGGDLHGLYRGMRQWREAGGGDPRDNRHAAAFFETEYRLDYRIHTYPKPLLCWGHGIVMGGGIGLMAGASHRVVSERSRLAFPEITVGLYPDVGGSWLLARVPARAGLFLALTGAPLNAGDAIHADLADHYVPEVRRAAVLDALAAVAWSGDAARDRETVSALLQAQAEPVPAGPLQQHAARIASICAAASLEELVARIEAIDADDGWLQIARKTLAVGSPGSARLGYELQARAATLSLADTFRLEYWTSLHCAAHGDFAEGIRALLIDKDRSPHWNPATLAQASAAWAEPFFHAPDPAQPHPLADLGATAEPRA from the coding sequence ATGAGCCTGCAAGACGCGCCGGCCATCGCACCGGTGCTGTTCGAGGAGCGCGCCGGTGTGCACGGCCGCATCGGCATCGCCACGCTCAATGCGCCGGGTACGCTCAACGGGCTGTCGCTGGCGATGGCGCACGCGCTCGACGCGCAGCTGCAGCATTGGGCCGCCGATCCGGCCGTGGCGGCGGTGTGGCTGCAGGGCGCGGGCGAGAAGGCTTTCTGCGCCGGCGGCGACCTGCACGGCCTGTACCGCGGCATGCGCCAGTGGCGCGAGGCCGGCGGCGGCGATCCGCGCGACAACCGCCATGCGGCGGCATTCTTCGAAACCGAGTACCGGCTCGACTACCGCATCCACACCTATCCCAAGCCACTGCTGTGCTGGGGCCACGGCATCGTCATGGGCGGCGGTATCGGCCTGATGGCCGGCGCCAGCCACCGCGTGGTCAGCGAGCGCTCCAGGCTGGCGTTTCCGGAGATCACCGTCGGCCTGTATCCCGATGTCGGCGGCAGCTGGCTGCTGGCGCGCGTGCCCGCGCGCGCGGGGCTGTTCCTGGCGTTGACCGGCGCGCCGCTCAATGCCGGCGATGCGATCCACGCGGACCTGGCCGATCACTACGTGCCCGAGGTACGGCGCGCGGCGGTGCTCGACGCACTGGCCGCGGTGGCGTGGAGCGGCGATGCCGCGCGCGACCGCGAAACCGTGAGCGCCTTGTTGCAGGCGCAGGCCGAGCCGGTGCCGGCCGGTCCGTTGCAGCAGCATGCCGCGCGGATCGCCTCGATCTGCGCGGCCGCCTCGCTGGAAGAACTGGTCGCGCGCATCGAGGCCATCGATGCCGATGACGGCTGGCTGCAGATCGCACGCAAGACCCTCGCCGTCGGTTCGCCGGGTTCGGCGCGGCTGGGCTACGAACTGCAGGCGCGTGCGGCCACGCTGTCGCTGGCCGACACGTTTCGCCTGGAATACTGGACCTCGCTGCATTGCGCCGCGCACGGCGACTTCGCCGAGGGCATCCGCGCGCTGCTGATCGACAAGGACCGCAGTCCGCACTGGAACCCGGCGACGCTGGCGCAGGCCAGCGCGGCCTGGGCCGAACCGTTCTTCCACGCCCCGGATCCGGCGCAGCCGCACCCGCTCGCCGACCTGGGCGCCACCGCGGAGCCGCGCGCATGA
- the mmsB gene encoding 3-hydroxyisobutyrate dehydrogenase, with the protein MSRIAFIGLGHMGGPMAANLLKAGHELRVFDLVPAAVEAAVALGARAAASAADAVDGAEAVISMLPASRHVEGVYLGQHGLLAKIAPGTLVIDCSTIAPASAQKVAAAAAERGQAMIDAPVSGGTAGATAGTLTFIVGGQAEALERARPLLQAMGRNIFHMGASGAGQVAKLCNNMALGVIMAATGEALALGAAHGLDPKALSQMMAVSTGRSWATEVCNPWPGVLENAPASRGYSGGFGSDLMLKDLGLAAEAAMGVGAPIPLGELARNLYALNARAGRGGLDFSSVIKLLAEAG; encoded by the coding sequence ATGAGCCGCATCGCCTTCATCGGACTGGGCCACATGGGCGGCCCGATGGCCGCCAACCTGCTCAAGGCCGGCCACGAGCTGCGGGTGTTCGACCTGGTGCCGGCGGCGGTCGAGGCCGCCGTCGCGCTCGGCGCGCGCGCGGCGGCGAGCGCGGCGGACGCGGTGGACGGTGCCGAGGCGGTGATCTCGATGCTGCCGGCCAGCCGCCACGTCGAAGGGGTGTACCTCGGCCAGCACGGCCTGCTGGCGAAGATCGCGCCGGGTACGCTGGTGATCGACTGCAGCACCATCGCGCCGGCCTCGGCACAGAAGGTCGCCGCGGCCGCGGCCGAGCGCGGCCAGGCGATGATCGACGCACCGGTGTCCGGCGGCACCGCCGGCGCGACGGCCGGCACGCTGACCTTCATCGTCGGCGGCCAGGCCGAAGCGCTCGAACGCGCGCGCCCGCTGCTGCAGGCGATGGGCCGCAACATCTTCCACATGGGCGCCAGTGGCGCCGGCCAGGTCGCCAAGCTGTGCAACAACATGGCGCTGGGCGTGATCATGGCCGCCACCGGCGAAGCGCTGGCGCTCGGCGCCGCGCACGGCCTGGACCCGAAGGCGCTGTCGCAGATGATGGCGGTCAGCACCGGCCGCAGCTGGGCCACCGAGGTCTGCAACCCGTGGCCGGGCGTGCTCGAGAACGCGCCGGCCTCGCGCGGCTACAGCGGCGGCTTCGGCAGCGACCTGATGCTCAAGGACCTGGGCCTGGCTGCGGAAGCGGCGATGGGCGTGGGCGCGCCGATTCCGCTGGGCGAGCTGGCGCGCAACCTGTACGCACTCAACGCCCGTGCCGGCCGCGGCGGCCTGGATTTCTCCAGCGTGATCAAGCTGCTCGCCGAAGCCGGCTGA
- a CDS encoding ECF-type sigma factor — translation MGASVTQLLSDWRAGDAGARDRLVAVLYPELKRLAEQAFRRERGNHTLQPTALVNEAWLRLAGIETLAGGDRGAVLAVAARLMREILIDHARRRAAAKRDGGERVTLSGLELAGDQALDLVDLDGALERLERLDPVKARIVELRYFGGLSIEETGQVLAQSPATVKRHWQAARIWLFDALGGTASPSPAG, via the coding sequence ATGGGTGCTTCCGTCACGCAGCTGCTATCGGACTGGCGCGCCGGCGACGCCGGCGCACGCGATCGCCTGGTCGCCGTGCTCTATCCGGAGCTCAAGCGCCTGGCCGAACAGGCGTTTCGCCGCGAGCGCGGCAACCACACCCTGCAGCCGACCGCCCTGGTCAACGAGGCCTGGCTGCGGCTGGCCGGCATCGAGACGCTCGCCGGCGGCGATCGCGGCGCCGTGCTCGCGGTGGCCGCGCGCCTGATGCGCGAGATCCTGATCGACCATGCGCGGCGCCGCGCCGCCGCCAAGCGCGACGGCGGCGAGCGCGTCACCCTGAGCGGGCTGGAACTCGCCGGCGACCAGGCACTGGACCTGGTCGATCTCGACGGTGCGCTCGAACGGCTCGAACGGCTCGATCCGGTCAAGGCACGGATCGTGGAACTGCGCTACTTCGGCGGCCTCAGTATCGAGGAGACCGGCCAGGTGCTCGCGCAGTCGCCGGCGACCGTCAAGCGCCACTGGCAAGCCGCGCGCATCTGGCTGTTCGACGCGCTGGGCGGGACCGCCTCGCCGTCGCCGGCCGGCTGA
- a CDS encoding serine/threonine-protein kinase, producing the protein MDLETEIAAMRLLEEALGLPAAGRLAWLAEQAVPAAVAARARQLLGGLEPAEDFLAPGGAALTGLPVPGDRLGPWRLLRLLDAGGMGVVFLAERVDGAYEQRVAIKFVRAEHLLLDPARRGELVARFENERRLLARLEHPNIARILDGGSVGGLPYLVMEYVDGGSLLEHCERAGLDARARIALFRKVCDGVQAAHRHLIVHRDLKPQNILVDADGEPRLLDFGIARLLDPDADDAAGLTRHGAPALTPAYASPEQLRLEPPTTASDVYSLGVMLYELLTGARPYRLEGCSPAEIERIVCQTAPPLLRRAPLPAAAGNRRPARSIHGEDLERIVACAMHKQPERRYGSAQALADDLGRHLQGRPVQAHPDSVGYRLGKFLGRHRLASGLAALAVAAVLVAGTAAAWQAAQARRAAADTAAVNAFLTDVLRTSNPYMTGSELSLSEAVATAAARIDERFAGREDLAVGVRNTLAESLLATRHIEAAEAQLTRALADGERLFGTDDPRTVTALGSLASLRKAQHRSDEAQVLFDEALARLERSGQTGLPLYASVLNDAGVMHLVREDFARAQHYLERALAADAAGAAPDTVEQRARTLANLAQAARGLGDLDRADALYRQAQPVLEAAYPDGGPHLAVILNNRARLTWMRGEREQAIALQAEAVAMHRRSFRGDHEMVLVPMTNLARQALALGRLDQAADAAGQAVAMADRLYPQGGSHFHVNALAALAGARLAQGRLDEATDLLLRTQAALATLDEAPASTRDYVAELTARLCAGTVAGAACAGR; encoded by the coding sequence GTGGACCTGGAAACCGAGATCGCGGCGATGCGCCTGCTGGAGGAGGCCCTGGGCCTGCCGGCGGCGGGCCGGCTTGCCTGGCTCGCCGAGCAGGCGGTGCCGGCGGCCGTGGCGGCCCGTGCCCGCCAGCTGCTGGGTGGCCTGGAACCGGCGGAGGATTTCCTGGCACCGGGCGGCGCGGCGCTGACCGGTTTGCCGGTGCCGGGCGACCGGCTCGGCCCGTGGCGGCTGCTGCGCCTGCTCGATGCCGGCGGCATGGGCGTGGTCTTCCTGGCCGAGCGCGTCGACGGCGCCTACGAGCAGCGCGTGGCGATCAAGTTCGTCCGTGCCGAGCACCTGCTGCTCGACCCGGCGCGCCGCGGCGAGCTGGTCGCGCGCTTCGAGAACGAGCGCCGCCTGCTGGCGCGGCTGGAGCACCCGAACATCGCCCGCATCCTGGACGGCGGCAGTGTCGGCGGCCTGCCGTACCTGGTGATGGAGTACGTGGACGGTGGCTCGCTGCTCGAGCATTGCGAGCGTGCCGGCCTCGATGCGCGGGCGCGCATCGCGCTGTTCCGCAAGGTCTGCGACGGCGTGCAGGCGGCGCACCGGCACCTGATCGTGCATCGCGACCTCAAGCCGCAGAACATCCTGGTGGACGCGGACGGCGAACCGCGCCTGCTCGACTTCGGCATCGCCCGCCTGCTCGATCCGGACGCCGACGACGCGGCCGGGCTGACGCGCCACGGCGCGCCGGCGCTGACGCCGGCCTACGCCAGCCCGGAACAGCTGCGGCTGGAACCGCCGACCACCGCCTCGGACGTCTATTCGCTCGGCGTGATGCTCTACGAGCTGCTGACCGGCGCTCGCCCCTACCGGCTGGAGGGCTGCAGCCCGGCCGAGATCGAGCGGATCGTCTGCCAGACCGCACCGCCGCTGCTGCGGCGTGCACCGCTGCCGGCGGCGGCCGGCAACCGGCGGCCGGCGCGATCGATCCACGGCGAGGACCTGGAGCGGATCGTCGCCTGCGCGATGCACAAGCAGCCGGAGCGCCGCTACGGATCGGCGCAGGCGCTGGCCGACGATCTCGGGCGGCACCTGCAGGGCCGTCCCGTGCAGGCGCACCCCGACTCGGTCGGCTACCGGTTGGGGAAGTTCCTCGGGCGCCATCGCCTTGCCAGTGGCCTCGCCGCGCTGGCCGTGGCCGCCGTGCTCGTGGCCGGCACCGCGGCAGCGTGGCAGGCGGCGCAGGCGCGGCGGGCGGCGGCCGATACGGCGGCCGTCAATGCGTTCCTGACCGACGTGCTCAGGACCTCCAACCCGTACATGACCGGATCGGAGCTGAGCCTCAGCGAAGCGGTGGCGACCGCCGCCGCCCGCATCGACGAGCGTTTCGCCGGACGCGAGGACCTCGCCGTCGGCGTCCGCAACACGCTCGCGGAAAGCCTGCTGGCGACCCGCCACATCGAGGCGGCCGAAGCGCAGCTGACGCGTGCGCTGGCCGACGGCGAGCGCCTGTTCGGTACCGACGATCCGCGGACCGTCACGGCGCTCGGCTCGCTGGCCAGCCTGCGCAAGGCGCAGCACCGCAGCGACGAGGCGCAGGTCCTGTTCGACGAGGCACTGGCCCGGCTCGAACGCAGCGGCCAGACCGGCCTGCCGCTCTATGCCAGCGTGCTCAACGATGCCGGCGTCATGCATCTGGTCCGCGAGGACTTCGCACGCGCCCAGCACTACCTCGAGCGCGCGCTGGCGGCCGATGCCGCCGGCGCCGCACCGGACACGGTCGAGCAGCGCGCCCGCACGCTGGCCAACCTGGCGCAGGCGGCCCGCGGCCTGGGCGACCTCGACCGTGCCGACGCGCTGTACCGGCAGGCGCAGCCGGTGCTGGAAGCGGCCTATCCGGACGGCGGTCCGCACCTGGCGGTGATCCTCAACAATCGCGCACGACTGACCTGGATGCGCGGCGAGCGCGAGCAGGCGATCGCGCTGCAGGCCGAGGCGGTGGCGATGCACCGCCGCTCGTTCCGCGGCGACCACGAGATGGTGCTGGTGCCGATGACGAACCTGGCCCGGCAGGCGCTGGCGCTGGGCCGCCTGGACCAGGCCGCCGATGCGGCCGGCCAGGCGGTGGCGATGGCCGATCGCCTCTACCCGCAGGGCGGCAGCCATTTCCACGTGAATGCGCTGGCGGCGCTGGCCGGGGCGCGCCTGGCCCAGGGGCGCCTGGACGAGGCGACCGACCTCCTGCTACGCACGCAGGCGGCGCTGGCCACGCTCGACGAGGCGCCGGCGTCCACGCGTGACTACGTGGCGGAACTGACCGCGCGCCTGTGCGCCGGCACTGTCGCCGGGGCGGCTTGCGCGGGCCGGTAA
- a CDS encoding gamma-glutamylcyclotransferase, with protein MTANTIAINQRMRHFDGHAQVWVFGYGSLIYKADFPYLERRAARIDGWTRRFWQGSHDHRGTPEAPGRVVTLVAQAGAVCLGMAYLVTPEVFAHLDHREKNGYLRHRVALDFGDGHGADGLVYIADPANAAYLGPAPEADIARHIASAHGPSGPNRDYLLRLADALRALGADDPHVFTIERHLRALDADTVAHAAGPEGGLH; from the coding sequence ATGACGGCCAATACGATCGCGATCAACCAGCGCATGCGCCACTTCGACGGCCACGCACAGGTATGGGTGTTCGGCTACGGCTCGCTGATCTACAAGGCGGACTTCCCGTACCTGGAACGCCGCGCCGCGCGCATCGACGGCTGGACGCGCCGTTTCTGGCAGGGCTCGCACGACCACCGCGGCACGCCCGAAGCGCCCGGCCGCGTCGTGACGCTGGTCGCGCAGGCCGGCGCCGTCTGCCTCGGCATGGCCTACCTCGTCACGCCCGAGGTCTTCGCCCACCTCGACCATCGCGAGAAGAACGGCTACCTGCGCCACCGTGTCGCGCTGGACTTCGGCGACGGCCACGGCGCCGACGGGCTGGTCTACATCGCCGATCCGGCCAATGCCGCGTACCTGGGTCCCGCCCCGGAAGCCGACATCGCCCGCCATATCGCCTCGGCGCACGGCCCGAGCGGGCCCAACCGCGACTACCTGCTGCGGCTGGCCGATGCCCTGCGCGCACTCGGTGCCGACGACCCGCACGTCTTCACCATCGAGCGCCACCTGCGGGCACTCGATGCCGATACGGTCGCACACGCTGCCGGCCCGGAGGGCGGACTGCACTAG